Below is a window of Leptolyngbyaceae cyanobacterium DNA.
CCTCCCTATTGTAAGTTGCTAGTTATAGGATTTAGGCTGGTAGTAAAGTGAAAAGATGATTCAAAACGGAAAACTTTTTTCGACTATTTAATTCTAGTCCCTTCTTTCCCTAGCCCCTAGCAAGAGAGCCCCTCTCTACGTCAATTGTTATAACTAGCAACTTAAGCTATGTAGCAGGCACCAACTGAGCTAGCTTATAAAAAGGCACGGGCTCTCACCATAAACAAAATTTCAGGATGAAAGGACAACACACTCGCAGTCAGAGACGCATTTTAAATTTGTTAATGCAGCAACACCAAGCTATTTCGGCACAAAATATCTATCTGGAACTGCGTAAACAAAACCAAGGCATCGGTTTAGCAACAGTTTACCGTGCCTTAGAAGCTTTAAAACTCGAAGGCGCAGTTCAAGTGCGAATGTTACCCAACGGGGAATCTCTTTATAGTTCGGTACACGAAGACAAACACCACCTAACTTGTTTAGAGTGTGGCAAATCTATTTCCTTGGACAAATGTCCAGTCCAAGAATTAGAAACGCAATTGCACCAATCACACGAGTTCAAAATTTTCTATCATACCCTGGAATTTTTTGGACTTTGTAACCAATGTCAAACAGCAGAACAAGAATAACGGATGGGGGGATGGGGAGATGGGGAGATAGGGCGATGGGGCGATGAATTAATTGTCTGAATCCTGACTCGTGACACCTAACTTTAGCCTTCAGACTTCATCCTTTAATCCTTAAATATACTCTTGTTATTGAGCGAACAAAAAACCACACCTATCGTTAACCCGCTAACAATAAGTGTGGCTTAAATTAGTCTAGTTTCGAGCTAATTAATAGGCGGCAATGATTTTATTACTTAGCTTCAGTTTGTGCTGTTTCTCCAGTAGGAGTAGTTTCAGAGCCACCTAAATTAAGCTTGACTACGCGATTTTTTGCTGTTTCCTTCTTTGGCAGAGTGAGAGTTAGAATACCGTTAGCAAAATTGGCTTCTACCTTATCGTTCTGAACTTCTACGGGCAACCCGATCGCTCTTTCAAACTTGCCGTAACGGAACTCGGAATGGAAGAAACCTTTATTTTCGGTTTGATTTTCGTAATGTTTCTCACCGCGAATGACTACAGCATTGCGAGTTACGCTGATATCTAACTCCTTACCTTCAATTCCAGGAAGTTCAGCTTTTAATGTCAAATTGTCACCATTATCTTGTAGCTCAACTGCTGGCTTCCAAACATTATTAAACGATGGAGAAAATGCCGTTGCATCATCAAACATTTTATCGAATTGACGACGGATGCTTTCGATTTCGCTGTAAGGATTCCATCTAATAATAGCCATACTCGATCTACCTCGTTTCTACCCTTGCTTGGCTGTTCGATAAGTGATTTGCTTCACATCTTTATAATCGCTCGTTATTCTAATAACTACTATGGGGAAAAACCGAAAAACAGATAGGAGCAAAACCGATCTGGATTAAAGGATGAAGGATGAAGTCTAAATGATGAAGGATCAACTCAAGATGAACAACAACGAACCACCACAAAACTTACCTACGATTCCGTTGAAGGAGTCTTTACTCAGATTATCGGTATCTCCAGTCAAAGCAGACAGAGATGCGATCGCGCGTTTGGAACGAGAAACCGGTAGAGACATCCAAAAAATTATTGCTGAGTTAGACAGTACTGACATTACCCTCAAAGCTTTAGAGGAAAAGCCCGCAGTTTCTCACAACAAGCTATTGGCGCGTTTGAGATGGGGGTTCTTCTTTAGCGCTTTGGTAGGGATTTTGGGGCTGTTCCTGCTTTCTCAAGATCGTTTAACAGTCGCTATAGCCTTGGGTTTTGCGCTGGGTGTTTCTTTTCCTTTTTCCCGACGATAAAGCGATCGCAAAAGAAAGCCGGTTTCTTCAAAAAACCGGCTTTCTCAGAGCTTCCACAAAGAATCTATTGATTATTACTTTGACCGATATCTCCCACGATCGATCGCATTCCCTCCAGAGTAGCGGGGATGCTGCGGGGGTCCATAAACATCACCTTGCTGCTATCGCTGCTGCCGATTTTTTGACCCATATCCAGATAATGTTGCGCCAGTAAGAATTGGAGAGCTTCGCGGGCGTGGGCGTCTGTTTGGAGAATTTTGGCAATGATTTGCAGCGCTTCAGCAGTGGCTTGAGCTTGAAGAACTTGCTGTTGGCGTTCTGCTTGGGCGCGGAGTACGATCGCCTTTTGTTGAGCTTCTGCTTCCAGAATCGCCGCTTTTTGGCGTGCTTCTGCTTCTAATACTTGTGCTTCCGCCTTACCTCGCGCAGAGTTAACCGCCGATTCCCTTTCCCCTTCCGAAGTCAGAATTGCCGCCCGTTTTTTCCGTTCCGCAGACATTTGCAATTCCATCGACTCTTGGACTGCTCTGGAAGGAACGATATCGCGCAATTCCACCCGCGTTACCTTAACTCCCCAAGGATCGGTAGATTCATCTAGTTCTCGCAACAGAATTTCATTAATTTCCGAACGGGCAGTAAAAGTTTGATCCAACTCCAATTTACCCATTTCAGCGCGAATTTGAGTCAGTACCAAATTCACCATAGCTGCCTGGAGATTTTCCACTTTATAGTATGCTTTCTCCAGATCGAGAATGCGCCAGTAAACTACCGCGTCAACCGTAATCGAAACGTTATCGCGAGTGATACATTGTTGGGGAGGAATATCTAAAACCCTTTCCCGAATCGTTTGTTGGTAAGCGATTCTTTGATAAACGGGAACAACATAGTTGAGACCGGGAGTGAGCTTTTTACCGTTATATCTACCCAAAGTTTCTACTAAAGCTTCTTCTCCTTGTTTGATAATCCTGATCCCCGTCAATCCGGGTACGCCTAACACTACAAAAATGGTTACTAGTAAACTAAATAAATCTCCCATATGAAATCTCCTAATTTTCGATAAATTTAATGTTTATGAATCTAAAAGCTGTTCTGGCATCACGATTAAAGTAGTGCCTTCTCGTCCTACCACGTAAACTTTTTGGTTAGGAATTAAGCGAATTTTGTCATCTGCACAACGCGCCCGCCAAGAGTTACCTTCGTAGAGTACCCGTCCTGTCTGCCCAGGTAAAATTTCGCCCATCGTTTGCGCTTGGGTAGCACCCTCGATCGATCGCGCTTTTCCCTTGGGTAAGAAACGACGGGAGAGAAAAATGGCAGCGGTGGAAAGTGCCAGCCAAATCAACACTTGTAATTGAGGGTAAGGTAATACCGTGGCAATCGCAGCTACCAACAGGGCGCTCAATCCCATCACGAATGCGATAAAAGCAGTCGGCAGAAGTAGTTCTACCGAACAAAGCACTACCCCCAGAGCTAACCAAAATAGGGTGGGACTCAATCCAAACAGAACGGATGCGGTAGAAACTTTACCGATCGTCCCTTTTGGCAACCAGATTATCGAAGAACTTAATGACATCTTGATATTTGGGTCGGTAGATTTATAAACAAATGATGAACTACTCCACTTTATCCAGGTACGATTAAGGGTGTCTTCCCTTATTTGCTTTACTACAACAGTTAACTGCTAAATTTCCCTGGTTGTAACATCAATGTTTACCTTCTCGCTCTGATTTAATATTTTTCGATCGATTTTTACCGTCATGAGCAGTTCCGAGCCACCAATTAATCGCTATCTTTGGGTAGCTGACCCCATAGTAGTACCGTTCCCCGCTGGAGAATTAATCCAGGGCAGATATCAGGTTGTTGCACCGCAAATTTGGCTGGATACGCAACCGGAACTGCCGTCCTACGTTCCCCAAGAGTTACCCGACCAAATTCTTCCTTATCTGCACTTGTTCCCTTTCCGTCTCCATATTCCCGAAGTTTATGGTTTGGCTGTTTTAGATAACGAGTCAGACACGGAGACTCCTGAGGTAATCCTGCTAGAAAACGTGCCAATAGATAAAGATGGCAACCTTTATCCTTCTATGCTAGAAGCTTGGAGCCAAGCCAAGCCGGTGCGATGGGTATATTGGTTGTGGCAAATTCTCCAATTGTGGACGCCTTTGTTAGAAATGGGAGTGGCATCCAGCTTGTTGATCGCAGAGAACTTGCGAGTTCAAGGATGGCGGGTGTGGCTGTTGGAACTGTACCAAGATGCCTCGGAATTGCAGAAAGAGCCTTCTCTACAGGAATTGGGCGAGTGTTGGCTGGATTGGATTTCAGCTAGTGGAGAACATCCCGCGATCGCGCGCTTGCAAGAAATTTGTCAGCAAATGGTGCGTGGGGTGGAATTGCAGGCGATCGCGACTCAACTCAACCAGCTATTGTTAGAACAGGCGGCTCGACTCCCCTTACGCTTGCAAGTGGCTGGGGAAACCGATACCGGGCCAAAACGCCAAAGCAATGAAGATACTTGTTATCCGACGGCGGCGGATATGTACGATCGCTATGAGGAACCTAACGATCTGCTAATTCCTCATTTAAGTTTGGTTTGCGATGGAATAGGCGGTCATGAAGGGGGCGAAGTAGCTAGCTCATTGGCTTTGCAAACTCTTAAGCTTCAGCTAAGGGCGTTGCTGGTAGAAGTAGCCGAACAAAATGATATCGTTCCTCCCGAACTGATCGTCGAACAACTGACCGCAATTATTCGGGTGGTCAATAACATGATTTCTACCCAGAATGATGCTCAAGGGCGAGAAATGCGCCAAAGAATGGGGACGACTTTGGTGATGGGACTCCAGTTACCCCAAAAGATTAAAACGCCTGATGGGGAGGTGTTGGGAAATGCCCACGAACTCTACATTGCTAGCGTGGGTGATAGCCGGGTTTACTGGATTACAGAGGAATACTGCTTGAATTTGACTGTAGATGACGATGTAGCTAGCCGGGAAGTGCGAATGGGACGCAGCCTTTATCGCGAGGCGCTGCGGCGCGTTGATGGGGGTGCGCTGACTCAAGCGTTGGGAACGCGGGATGCGGAATTGCTTCGTCCTTCGGTGCAGCGATTGATTATTGAAGAGGATGGATTGCTGCTGTTATGTTCTGATGGTTTGAGCGATCGCGGCGTGGTAGAAAGTACTTGGCAGGATTTTGCCAAACCCGTTCTCAAAGGTAGGCTTCCCTTGGAATCGGCAGTTCGATCTTGGGTAGAAGTGGCGAATCAGAGAAATGGCCATGATAATACTTCGATCGTACTCACCTGCTGTCTGCTTTCTCCAGAACCGCCGATGCTGTTCGATCCCAAAAAAGCGGAGATGGAGGAAGAAACCAGACCTTTCGATACTAATCCGGTGGAGTTGGAAATGACCGCAGCTTCGAGAGCTTTGTTATACGATCGACCACCAGAATATGAGGAAGAATCGGTTGAGGAGAACGAGCGATCGAGTTCTAGGTTGCCGCTCATACTGGGAATGTTGACTGCATTAGCGCTCGTCAGTCTAGCTGGATACGGTGTTTGGCGATCGCGCACGCCCGAAAATACCTCCCCACCACCAACATCGATCGAATCCCCCAATTAGGATCGGGATTTTCAGGATTGAAGGATGAAGTCTGAAGGATGAAGGATAAAAATTACTAATTTTCTTTTTCTCCCCTGCTCCCCTGCTCCCCTGCTCCCCTGCTCCTCTGCTCCCCATCCGAGCCCATCTCAGCATTAATTGACAAATCCGAGGAAAAACCGTGCCTGTTCTATGCAAAGATTAAAAAGTTGTCTGGGGCCGTGTAAAGCGGAACTCTCAAAAGGAAACTTTGGAAGTTATGAAAGTTGGCGATCGAGTACGGGTCAAAGAGTCTGTAGTTGTTTACCATCATCCCGAACATCGCGGTCAACCCTTTGATATCAAGGGTTTAGAAGGAGATGTCGTGGCGATTATTAGTGAGTGGCAAGGTAGACCTGTCAGCGCTAACCTTCCCATACAGGTCAAATTTGACAAAAAATTCAAAGGCCACTTCCGGGAAAATGAGCTAGAAGCGATTTGAAGGATGAAGTGTAAAGGATGAAGGATAAAGTAAACATTCAGAATAAACCCCAGTAATTCAGCATTTTGACCAATTAATGAGGGATAAAACCGAACAAAGGGGGGAAAGGAGAAAATTTAGTGGATTTTTATTCTTCATCCTTCATCCTTGATCCTTCATCCTTTATCTTTTACACTTCATCCTTTAATCGTCAGATCTTTGTTGATGGCGACGAAAGCAACCAAGAATATTAATATCGCTTTGCATTTTTTTAAGCTCTTGTCGGTGGTGTTCTGCTGTGGTGTAATACCACTGACAGTAACGCTCGAATTCTTGACGGTAGGTTATTTCCCGGTAAAACTGGTTAGTCGCTTGATAGGCAGCAAACATTTCATCTGCTGCCTGTGGCGGCATTGGTATAATTTGTCTTAATTCTTCTGACATGACTTTTGGGCAGGGGGCAGGGATTTGTAACTCTGGAATTCTGAATTCTGAGTTCTGAATTCTGACTTCTGAATTGTTTCTCCAATTCTTCAATCTAAAATTTCTTAGAGCCAACCTCTCAGGCGATAGACAACTAATCCAATATATTCTTTTAAAGAGCGGGTCGTGTGCTGCAATCTCTCTGCATCGGGTAGTAAATTCAGTAAAGTTCCTTGCCAAGTTTTTTGTTCTTGTTCTTGAGACTGGATGTAGGCAAAATCTGTAGGTGCTGCTATGGTATCTATTCCTTGACGCTTAAAGATGGCAAGGGAACGGGGCATATGGGTAGCCGAGGTGACTAATAAGACTCTTCGTTGAATGGCTTTTTCGTCTAAGATTTTCCGGACGTTGACGGCATTTTGATATGTGTTGAGGGAAGTGGGGTCTTGCAGGATCGCGGAAGCGGGGACGCCCATGAGTTGTGCTATTTCTGCCATATCTTGAGATTCTGGCGGGCCA
It encodes the following:
- a CDS encoding Fur family transcriptional regulator; translation: MKGQHTRSQRRILNLLMQQHQAISAQNIYLELRKQNQGIGLATVYRALEALKLEGAVQVRMLPNGESLYSSVHEDKHHLTCLECGKSISLDKCPVQELETQLHQSHEFKIFYHTLEFFGLCNQCQTAEQE
- a CDS encoding Hsp20/alpha crystallin family protein — translated: MAIIRWNPYSEIESIRRQFDKMFDDATAFSPSFNNVWKPAVELQDNGDNLTLKAELPGIEGKELDISVTRNAVVIRGEKHYENQTENKGFFHSEFRYGKFERAIGLPVEVQNDKVEANFANGILTLTLPKKETAKNRVVKLNLGGSETTPTGETAQTEAK
- a CDS encoding stomatin-like protein, with protein sequence MGDLFSLLVTIFVVLGVPGLTGIRIIKQGEEALVETLGRYNGKKLTPGLNYVVPVYQRIAYQQTIRERVLDIPPQQCITRDNVSITVDAVVYWRILDLEKAYYKVENLQAAMVNLVLTQIRAEMGKLELDQTFTARSEINEILLRELDESTDPWGVKVTRVELRDIVPSRAVQESMELQMSAERKKRAAILTSEGERESAVNSARGKAEAQVLEAEARQKAAILEAEAQQKAIVLRAQAERQQQVLQAQATAEALQIIAKILQTDAHAREALQFLLAQHYLDMGQKIGSSDSSKVMFMDPRSIPATLEGMRSIVGDIGQSNNQ
- a CDS encoding NfeD family protein, with amino-acid sequence MSLSSSIIWLPKGTIGKVSTASVLFGLSPTLFWLALGVVLCSVELLLPTAFIAFVMGLSALLVAAIATVLPYPQLQVLIWLALSTAAIFLSRRFLPKGKARSIEGATQAQTMGEILPGQTGRVLYEGNSWRARCADDKIRLIPNQKVYVVGREGTTLIVMPEQLLDS
- a CDS encoding protein phosphatase 2C domain-containing protein, which produces MSSSEPPINRYLWVADPIVVPFPAGELIQGRYQVVAPQIWLDTQPELPSYVPQELPDQILPYLHLFPFRLHIPEVYGLAVLDNESDTETPEVILLENVPIDKDGNLYPSMLEAWSQAKPVRWVYWLWQILQLWTPLLEMGVASSLLIAENLRVQGWRVWLLELYQDASELQKEPSLQELGECWLDWISASGEHPAIARLQEICQQMVRGVELQAIATQLNQLLLEQAARLPLRLQVAGETDTGPKRQSNEDTCYPTAADMYDRYEEPNDLLIPHLSLVCDGIGGHEGGEVASSLALQTLKLQLRALLVEVAEQNDIVPPELIVEQLTAIIRVVNNMISTQNDAQGREMRQRMGTTLVMGLQLPQKIKTPDGEVLGNAHELYIASVGDSRVYWITEEYCLNLTVDDDVASREVRMGRSLYREALRRVDGGALTQALGTRDAELLRPSVQRLIIEEDGLLLLCSDGLSDRGVVESTWQDFAKPVLKGRLPLESAVRSWVEVANQRNGHDNTSIVLTCCLLSPEPPMLFDPKKAEMEEETRPFDTNPVELEMTAASRALLYDRPPEYEEESVEENERSSSRLPLILGMLTALALVSLAGYGVWRSRTPENTSPPPTSIESPN
- a CDS encoding ferredoxin-thioredoxin reductase variable chain; amino-acid sequence: MKVGDRVRVKESVVVYHHPEHRGQPFDIKGLEGDVVAIISEWQGRPVSANLPIQVKFDKKFKGHFRENELEAI